Proteins encoded by one window of Sulfurospirillum barnesii SES-3:
- the phnD gene encoding phosphate/phosphite/phosphonate ABC transporter substrate-binding protein — protein sequence MKRFIYLFLVSLLCSNFAWAEFKLDARYEDKDGDMVADTPKDARKLIDPSTLIFAYTPVEDPSVYAEVWADFLVHMEKVTGKKVQFFPVQSNAAQIEAMRAGRLHVAGFNTGSNPIAVACAGFKPFAMMAGNDNSYGYEMEIITYPNSGISKVEDIKGKKLAFTSQTSNSGYKAPSAILKAEFKMEAEKDFEPVFSGKHDNSILGVANKDYPAASIANSVLVRMLERGVVKKEQLVSIYKSQTFPTTGYGMAYNLKPELQEKIKEAFFSYNWEGSKLLKEFESANQTKFIPITFKQHWDVVRKVDDAMGVAYTCK from the coding sequence ATGAAACGTTTTATATATCTATTTTTGGTCTCGCTTTTGTGTTCAAATTTTGCATGGGCAGAATTTAAATTGGATGCTCGCTATGAAGATAAAGATGGCGATATGGTGGCAGATACACCTAAAGATGCTCGTAAACTCATAGACCCCTCAACCCTTATTTTTGCGTATACTCCTGTTGAAGACCCTTCTGTTTATGCAGAAGTGTGGGCTGATTTTCTAGTACACATGGAAAAAGTGACTGGAAAAAAAGTGCAATTCTTCCCCGTACAATCTAATGCTGCACAAATTGAAGCGATGCGCGCAGGTCGTTTACATGTAGCAGGATTTAACACAGGTTCAAACCCTATTGCCGTAGCATGTGCAGGCTTTAAGCCTTTTGCAATGATGGCGGGCAATGACAACTCTTATGGCTATGAGATGGAGATTATCACGTATCCAAATTCTGGCATTAGCAAAGTGGAAGATATTAAGGGTAAAAAACTAGCCTTCACCTCACAAACGTCAAATTCTGGCTATAAAGCACCCTCTGCTATTTTAAAAGCAGAGTTTAAAATGGAAGCAGAAAAAGATTTTGAACCTGTTTTTTCAGGCAAACATGATAACTCTATTTTAGGTGTTGCCAATAAAGACTACCCTGCTGCGTCTATTGCCAATTCCGTTTTAGTACGTATGTTGGAGCGTGGTGTGGTGAAAAAAGAGCAGTTAGTAAGCATTTACAAATCACAAACTTTCCCTACCACAGGCTATGGTATGGCGTATAACCTTAAACCAGAACTTCAAGAAAAAATCAAAGAAGCCTTTTTTAGTTACAACTGGGAAGGAAGCAAACTTCTTAAGGAATTTGAGAGTGCCAATCAAACCAAATTTATTCCTATCACGTTCAAACAACACTGGGATGTGGTCCGTAAAGTCGATGATGCTATGGGCGTAGCGTATACATGTAAATAA
- a CDS encoding AsmA family protein yields the protein MLQKIVLSIVLFFAFSIVAFFLLIKVIDFNEYKPRLQKLIKENTGYELMIKGDITLSLSPVGISVFDIEVLNPHDKEKGAFAKLKSFDVAVEIAPLLKKEIKIRHVAFDTLVLSIEKMKNDQYNFELPLVDTGVSEKKVAEPHSSLEEEIAFPLVNVKKVKFINANIQYSEVKENTKLLLENINFEVNDIRYDASKHRLQGLSFVANTTMDKLQYAQYALRDISMALEMKEAILTSENVKYTLFSTPSEGSVKIDLSGKQPKISLKSKIEGLKLEELSKELFQKELLGGKANGDVKLSFFLGDTLTFKSTVNGFVQLYGENVVLKGYDIDTVANTLSSTKGLPNIFVGGLTSTQNSQSLLKVINAKVDIGYSEIQLSDVALSTSKHRIALKGTLNIVEEKFKNFRVALLDAKGCARFEQKIEGTFQKPVVKLEDVAIKTLSNVALSLLNKSKGSKQENSHTAENCVIFYEGVVKHP from the coding sequence ATGCTTCAAAAGATAGTACTTAGTATCGTGTTGTTTTTTGCTTTTAGTATTGTCGCTTTTTTCTTATTGATTAAAGTGATTGATTTTAATGAATATAAGCCACGTCTTCAAAAGCTTATTAAAGAAAATACAGGCTATGAGTTGATGATAAAAGGCGATATTACCCTTTCGTTATCACCTGTGGGCATTAGTGTTTTTGATATTGAAGTGCTCAACCCTCATGATAAAGAAAAGGGCGCTTTTGCAAAACTAAAAAGTTTTGATGTTGCTGTAGAAATCGCTCCATTGCTTAAAAAAGAGATTAAAATTCGTCATGTGGCTTTTGATACCTTAGTTTTAAGCATTGAAAAAATGAAAAATGACCAGTATAACTTTGAGTTGCCTTTGGTAGACACGGGAGTGAGTGAAAAAAAAGTTGCTGAGCCACACAGTAGTCTTGAAGAAGAAATTGCTTTCCCCTTGGTCAATGTGAAAAAAGTTAAATTTATCAATGCAAATATTCAGTATTCTGAGGTTAAAGAAAATACAAAACTTCTACTTGAAAATATTAATTTTGAGGTCAATGATATTCGCTATGATGCATCAAAACATAGGCTTCAGGGGCTCTCTTTTGTAGCGAATACCACGATGGATAAATTACAGTATGCACAATACGCCCTTCGTGATATTAGTATGGCGTTAGAGATGAAAGAGGCAATACTTACCAGTGAAAATGTAAAATATACGCTTTTTTCAACACCTTCTGAGGGGAGTGTCAAAATTGACTTGAGTGGGAAACAACCTAAAATTTCATTGAAAAGTAAAATAGAGGGTTTAAAATTAGAAGAACTTTCCAAAGAGCTTTTTCAAAAAGAGTTATTGGGTGGAAAAGCAAATGGCGATGTAAAGCTCTCCTTTTTTCTAGGAGATACCCTAACGTTTAAAAGCACGGTGAATGGTTTTGTGCAGTTGTATGGGGAAAATGTCGTTTTAAAAGGCTACGATATTGATACGGTGGCAAATACATTGAGTAGCACAAAAGGATTGCCAAACATCTTTGTGGGCGGATTAACATCTACACAAAACTCACAAAGTCTCTTAAAAGTGATCAATGCCAAAGTGGATATTGGTTATTCTGAAATTCAACTCAGTGATGTGGCGCTTAGTACCTCAAAGCATCGTATTGCGTTAAAGGGTACCCTGAATATTGTAGAAGAAAAATTTAAAAATTTCAGAGTAGCGCTTTTGGATGCAAAAGGGTGTGCTCGCTTTGAACAAAAAATTGAAGGAACCTTTCAAAAACCTGTTGTTAAACTTGAGGACGTTGCTATAAAAACGCTAAGTAACGTTGCCCTTTCTTTGTTAAATAAGAGCAAAGGGTCAAAGCAAGAAAATAGCCATACGGCCGAAAACTGTGTTATTTTTTACGAAGGCGTTGTGAAGCATCCTTAA
- the pyrF gene encoding orotidine-5'-phosphate decarboxylase encodes MELCVALDLSTKEENLALTSKLKSENVWLKVGLRSFIRDGQALLEEIKTINPRFKIFLDLKIHDIPNTMADAAESMVGLGVDMFNVHASSGVKAMKMVMERVNTFANPPLVLAVTALTSFDNASFEAIYHAPIAKKALDFAQDAHLAGIHGVVCSVFESRAIKACTSESFLSLTPGIRPFGETRDDQERVADLAMAKAELSDFIVVGRPIYQSSDPLSVVRKIIETI; translated from the coding sequence ATGGAGCTTTGTGTTGCGTTGGATTTGTCCACCAAAGAAGAAAATCTAGCACTCACTTCAAAGCTTAAAAGTGAAAACGTGTGGCTAAAAGTAGGCTTGAGGTCGTTTATTAGAGACGGTCAAGCACTTTTGGAAGAGATTAAAACGATTAATCCAAGGTTTAAAATTTTTTTAGATCTTAAAATTCATGATATCCCAAATACCATGGCGGATGCTGCGGAATCTATGGTCGGATTGGGTGTTGATATGTTTAATGTGCATGCCTCAAGTGGTGTTAAAGCCATGAAAATGGTTATGGAACGTGTCAATACATTTGCCAATCCACCCCTTGTTTTAGCTGTGACGGCTCTCACAAGTTTTGACAATGCCTCATTTGAAGCGATCTACCATGCTCCTATTGCTAAAAAAGCCCTTGATTTTGCTCAAGATGCGCATCTTGCAGGCATTCATGGTGTGGTATGCTCTGTGTTTGAGAGCCGTGCTATTAAAGCCTGTACTTCAGAATCATTTTTGAGTTTAACCCCAGGTATTCGACCCTTTGGTGAGACGCGTGATGATCAAGAACGCGTGGCAGATCTTGCAATGGCAAAAGCCGAACTTTCCGATTTTATTGTAGTGGGGCGTCCTATTTATCAAAGTAGTGACCCACTGAGTGTTGTTCGAAAAATTATTGAAACAATTTAA
- the nusB gene encoding transcription antitermination factor NusB — translation MATRHQARESIITLLYAEDIGNSGIDKFIDELFEEKKIRNQQKEFALGLYQGVKAHLGTIDEAINGHLKEWNLSEIGMLERAILRLGAYEVLYSELDNAVVINEAIELSKKLCNETSPKFINGVLDAISKEGEVK, via the coding sequence TTGGCAACACGACATCAAGCACGAGAGAGTATTATTACCCTTTTGTATGCAGAAGATATTGGAAATTCTGGAATTGACAAATTTATAGATGAGCTTTTTGAAGAGAAAAAGATTCGTAATCAGCAAAAAGAGTTTGCTTTGGGACTTTATCAAGGTGTTAAAGCGCATTTAGGCACGATTGATGAAGCCATTAATGGGCATCTTAAAGAGTGGAATTTAAGTGAAATTGGTATGTTAGAGCGTGCTATTTTACGCTTAGGTGCCTATGAAGTTTTGTATTCAGAATTGGATAATGCTGTGGTCATTAATGAAGCGATTGAACTTTCAAAAAAATTGTGTAACGAAACCAGTCCTAAATTTATTAATGGCGTTTTAGATGCTATTAGTAAAGAGGGAGAAGTTAAATAA
- the ribH gene encoding 6,7-dimethyl-8-ribityllumazine synthase, with protein sequence MKIIEGKLALGGNEKVAIINSRFNHIITDRLVEGAKDAFIRHGGDEKNLDLILVPGAYEIPLALDKILSSGKYDAVCCVGAVIRGSTPHFDYVAAEATKGVANTALKYQKPVTYGVLTTDTIEQAIERAGSKAGNKGFEAMTGLIELISLYKNL encoded by the coding sequence ATGAAAATTATTGAAGGAAAACTCGCCCTTGGTGGCAATGAGAAAGTTGCTATTATTAACAGTAGATTTAATCACATTATTACCGATCGTTTGGTTGAAGGTGCAAAAGATGCGTTTATTCGTCATGGTGGCGATGAAAAGAATTTAGACCTTATTTTGGTTCCTGGTGCGTACGAAATTCCCTTAGCACTTGACAAAATTTTAAGTTCTGGTAAATACGATGCAGTGTGTTGTGTGGGAGCCGTTATTCGTGGGAGTACACCTCATTTTGACTACGTTGCAGCTGAAGCGACTAAAGGTGTTGCCAATACAGCGCTTAAATACCAAAAGCCAGTTACGTATGGTGTTTTAACCACCGATACGATTGAGCAGGCGATTGAGCGTGCAGGCAGTAAAGCAGGTAATAAAGGTTTTGAAGCCATGACAGGTTTAATTGAACTGATTAGCCTCTATAAAAACCTATAA